The Victivallis sp. Marseille-Q1083 genome has a window encoding:
- a CDS encoding PD-(D/E)XK nuclease family protein, with translation MIAGQATRIALGWDRPWLESAVDRLAELNRCRFPADLGDCWVVMPTAEAGRLLREALALRFADLGGVTSLRVTLPEMLLQPEGAVADSATVLIRWVELLRSLPSGACPNLFKNDLLRRYGREDGWLLGIARQFQQCRLELAGEALNLEEVCRRFDRYCRERPSEGSLDCLARFQELWELERQLLAGFERVAEPAAARLEAIRRPVVPEGVRKVIFIGCPDLPAGVLQAAAHLPVPVEVWIGAPAAELSRFDDWGRPRQEWLAQPLELDCRTRVRRFGRPEEQAAKLADLLANPEYRPSAIGVLDEEVAESLVEKLQYQQPELPVYAPQSRKLSALPWTRLLLDLLALAEDPVRFELIARLARNALVQDFALTVGLVDDWPGVLIRLDQLESEHLLADWAELRDIVQYETARTAPPPALAELADWLERLAVWRRRLRQTPDLLRNAFEILAEIGRNNSYAELDLELSAVELAQLQRLVVEAANAARERPQMAKTLLTDECNHTEISIRADVEAAIDLVGFLELPWRPDRELVVAGFNEENFHYRRASDALLPERTRELLGMTTDKMRYAADVFRLKALLESRRLTILYGKASLNGDVLRPGRLLMQCGPALLPDRIRLLFSGALDESPVQPVRLAGAGGFPPYMPRRVGLLNRHLSVTAFQSYLNCPFQFYLNNVLRIRELNDRSIELDHMQFGNLLHEVLRRLGDGLEPSGDPAVVDAFCQRELEKVVRHRLNGGRRGIVRLQCGIMAQNLHYFAAVQAQEYDAGWRIRAVELPFSFRWDQLYSRVFPAAGKSAWRSAITLDGRLDRLDWRRSEQGIEEWRLIDYKTGSAGSSPAEKHVISAAAAWGDEEKEARYAFEKSSGSRSAAGYWADLQLPLYLLIAKYILADEFAMAPDAVFSAAYFNLPLAFTDTRLAVFDELERPEVLQNAVRCADWVLRRIFVEAVFWPPRQLNGRFDRRCELIGSTSEADYIALEQIPWHPEEAADEPAL, from the coding sequence TTGATTGCCGGACAGGCAACGCGTATCGCCCTGGGGTGGGACCGGCCGTGGCTGGAATCCGCGGTCGACCGGCTGGCGGAGCTGAACCGTTGCCGGTTTCCGGCCGACCTGGGGGATTGCTGGGTGGTGATGCCGACGGCGGAAGCCGGCCGGTTGCTGCGGGAGGCGCTGGCGCTCCGTTTTGCCGATCTCGGCGGGGTGACTTCCCTGCGTGTGACGCTGCCGGAAATGCTGTTGCAGCCGGAAGGAGCAGTGGCCGACTCGGCTACGGTGCTGATCCGCTGGGTGGAGCTTTTGCGCTCCCTGCCGTCGGGGGCCTGCCCGAATCTTTTCAAGAACGATTTACTGCGCCGCTATGGCCGGGAAGATGGCTGGCTGCTCGGCATCGCCCGGCAATTTCAACAGTGCCGGCTGGAGTTGGCCGGCGAAGCGCTGAATCTGGAAGAGGTCTGTCGCCGTTTTGACCGCTATTGCCGGGAGCGTCCTTCCGAAGGCAGTTTGGATTGCCTGGCCCGGTTTCAGGAGCTGTGGGAGCTGGAGCGGCAATTGCTCGCCGGTTTCGAGCGGGTGGCGGAGCCGGCGGCGGCCCGCCTGGAAGCGATCCGGCGGCCGGTAGTGCCGGAAGGCGTTCGAAAAGTGATTTTCATCGGTTGTCCGGATTTGCCGGCCGGCGTTTTGCAGGCGGCGGCGCATTTGCCGGTGCCGGTGGAGGTTTGGATCGGGGCGCCGGCGGCGGAGCTGAGTCGTTTCGACGACTGGGGGCGGCCGCGGCAGGAGTGGCTGGCGCAGCCGCTCGAATTGGATTGCCGGACGCGGGTGCGCCGTTTCGGCCGGCCGGAAGAACAGGCGGCCAAGCTGGCCGATCTGCTGGCCAATCCGGAATACCGGCCGTCGGCCATTGGCGTGCTGGATGAGGAAGTGGCCGAGTCACTGGTGGAAAAATTGCAGTACCAGCAGCCGGAGCTGCCGGTTTATGCGCCGCAAAGCCGCAAGTTGTCGGCATTGCCGTGGACCCGGCTGCTGCTGGATTTGCTGGCATTGGCGGAGGACCCGGTGCGTTTCGAGTTGATCGCCCGGCTGGCGCGCAACGCGCTGGTGCAGGATTTCGCGCTGACCGTCGGGTTGGTCGATGATTGGCCGGGCGTGTTGATCAGGCTGGATCAATTGGAGAGCGAACACCTCCTGGCCGACTGGGCGGAATTGCGGGACATTGTGCAGTATGAAACCGCCCGGACGGCGCCGCCGCCGGCCCTGGCGGAGCTGGCCGATTGGCTGGAGCGGTTGGCCGTCTGGCGGCGGCGGTTGCGTCAAACGCCGGACTTGTTGCGCAACGCCTTTGAAATTCTGGCTGAAATCGGCCGCAACAACTCTTATGCGGAACTGGATCTGGAATTGAGCGCCGTCGAATTGGCGCAGTTGCAGCGTTTGGTGGTGGAAGCGGCCAATGCCGCCAGGGAGCGGCCGCAAATGGCGAAAACACTGTTGACTGACGAATGCAATCACACTGAAATTTCCATTCGGGCGGATGTCGAAGCGGCGATTGATCTGGTGGGCTTTCTGGAGCTGCCGTGGCGGCCGGACCGGGAACTGGTGGTTGCCGGCTTCAATGAGGAAAACTTTCATTACCGCCGGGCGTCGGACGCTTTGCTGCCGGAACGGACCCGGGAACTGCTGGGGATGACGACGGATAAAATGCGTTATGCGGCCGACGTGTTCCGGCTGAAAGCGCTGCTGGAAAGCCGCCGGCTGACGATCCTGTATGGCAAGGCGTCGTTGAACGGCGATGTCCTGCGGCCCGGCCGGCTGCTGATGCAGTGCGGTCCCGCTTTGCTGCCGGACCGGATCCGGCTGTTGTTTTCCGGTGCGCTGGACGAATCACCGGTCCAGCCGGTGCGGTTGGCCGGCGCCGGCGGTTTTCCGCCCTATATGCCGCGGCGGGTCGGCTTGTTGAACCGGCATTTGAGCGTCACGGCGTTTCAGTCGTATTTGAATTGTCCGTTCCAGTTTTATTTGAACAATGTGTTGCGCATCCGTGAGTTGAACGACCGCAGCATCGAACTGGACCACATGCAGTTCGGCAACCTGCTGCATGAAGTGCTGCGGCGGCTGGGCGACGGTCTGGAACCGAGCGGCGATCCGGCGGTGGTGGATGCCTTTTGCCAGCGGGAGCTGGAGAAGGTGGTCCGGCACCGGCTCAACGGCGGCCGGCGGGGCATCGTTCGCCTGCAATGCGGCATCATGGCACAGAATCTGCACTATTTTGCCGCCGTTCAAGCGCAGGAATATGACGCCGGCTGGCGGATTCGGGCGGTGGAGCTGCCGTTCAGTTTCCGTTGGGATCAACTGTACAGCCGGGTCTTTCCGGCGGCCGGGAAATCGGCATGGCGGTCGGCGATCACGCTGGATGGCCGGCTGGACCGGTTGGACTGGCGGCGGTCGGAGCAGGGAATCGAGGAATGGCGGCTCATCGATTACAAGACCGGCAGCGCCGGCAGCAGTCCGGCTGAGAAGCATGTGATTTCAGCGGCGGCCGCCTGGGGAGACGAGGAGAAGGAAGCGCGTTACGCTTTCGAGAAAAGCAGCGGCAGCCGGAGCGCGGCCGGTTATTGGGCCGATCTGCAACTGCCGCTCTATCTGCTGATCGCCAAATACATTCTGGCCGATGAGTTTGCCATGGCGCCGGATGCGGTCTTTTCGGCCGCTTATTTCAATTTGCCGCTGGCTTTTACCGATACCCGGCTGGCGGTTTTCGATGAGCTGGAACGACCGGAGGTGTTGCAGAATGCGGTACGGTGCGCCGATTGGGTGTTGCGGCGGATTTTCGTCGAAGCGGTATTCTGGCCGCCGCGGCAGCTCAACGGCCGTTTTGACCGGCGTTGCGAATTGATCGGCAGCACGTCGGAAGCCGATTACATCGCTTTGGAACAAATTCCGTGGCATCCGGAGGAGGCGGCCGATGAACCAGCCCTTTAA
- a CDS encoding exodeoxyribonuclease V subunit beta, whose translation MNQPFKEFRSLAIDASAGCGKTEMLGVRLVGMLLADPEQLPSIVTMTFTRAAAAEILERLLELLYGAALDEKRLLQLKRQLAAMDGGASRDELTAEMARLLLQKVVGALNELKISTLDSFMAGIVQVFPMELGLPGEVSMLSEAESRSIQEQLLRRLFNDEVDLDSDDDFIELCKEASFGNEDKVIFASCNELVGRTMKFFGRRDEDSVWRHWSRFEPTSAEALEQAWRTCRDFADWPPRYFGGPLEAALLACRRAGRETKFSRETKTVMRAFFRVWDDFLTGGAKPEGFAQKYLYPPELRQAIEALFGHGRDILLYQAGRRTEGMQKLLQRYTRLYRREVLEKGRMAFEDLPRLLTDDGNEWRYDIDYRLNARLKHYLVDEFQDTSREQWQVLQSIIDDVHDGEHSLFLVGDVKQAIYGWRSGDSRLMNEVIAALQLEQDELRRSFRYGPEICRALNLLFGPESIGRSALPPETAERWRRGWKMHEAANPDRAGEFQAILVCEGAANASPVGNYAAVILAKLREIGWSAGEFSCGILVRSKADGIELKEALVEREPAMKEQVIWEGDESIGSDRLVTALLALLVYLQHPGDRLSREVVAMSQPVRHLLPSGPEALQRLAARLHHNGFQPVLREWLQQLELKSLVWNEPEIERYDYRSNGNVETLLTAAAAFDGSGQPPDSLDFRDFVSRYKISDTALGNKIRIMTIHNSKGLGFDVVFYPMVNGRHDNLRSVPLDGFAAAADGRWLLYQPREEGGTVPEIRRALERRHADESFEDLCVMYVAMTRAKYGMYVLLPPRSGEKAANFHPGLTPEKETKNGKAKKFVRKWSAELKKGSYYPSDYVFESLFFPQYPVEIPLSFQPLGGVRTLLYVSGRPWSRPAAGTELRQLPPPLMVAGEKRLPRLRRTTPSRLEDSGTERLYFALPEPGKGTDFGNRIHRFFEKIEYLEDFVVPADTPPEVLAHFDSCRRNPEVVELLSRQWGEPWRERTFETVVEGRWVSGCFDRVGFQYDEHGALCRAVIVDYKSNDFQLEELPELAAHYHGQMSIYCRVLAKLLNLPAAAIGCRLLFTKWGLVQPVR comes from the coding sequence ATGAACCAGCCCTTTAAAGAATTCCGTTCGCTGGCGATCGACGCTTCGGCCGGTTGCGGCAAGACGGAGATGCTCGGTGTCCGGTTGGTCGGCATGCTGCTGGCCGATCCGGAACAGTTGCCGTCGATCGTGACGATGACCTTCACCCGGGCGGCGGCGGCGGAAATTCTCGAACGTCTGCTGGAACTGCTGTACGGCGCGGCGTTGGACGAAAAGCGGTTGTTGCAGTTGAAGCGGCAACTGGCGGCGATGGATGGCGGCGCTTCCCGGGATGAGCTGACTGCGGAAATGGCCCGCTTGCTGCTGCAGAAGGTGGTCGGCGCCCTGAATGAATTGAAAATCAGCACCCTGGACAGCTTTATGGCCGGTATCGTTCAGGTGTTTCCGATGGAATTGGGCTTGCCCGGCGAAGTCTCGATGCTCAGTGAAGCCGAAAGCCGGAGCATTCAGGAGCAGTTGTTGCGGCGGCTGTTCAACGACGAAGTGGACCTGGACAGCGATGACGACTTCATCGAATTGTGCAAAGAGGCTTCGTTCGGCAACGAGGACAAGGTGATTTTCGCCAGCTGCAATGAACTGGTCGGTCGCACGATGAAATTCTTCGGCCGGCGCGACGAGGATTCGGTCTGGCGTCATTGGAGCCGTTTCGAGCCGACTTCGGCTGAAGCGTTGGAGCAGGCCTGGCGGACTTGCCGGGATTTTGCCGACTGGCCGCCGCGTTATTTTGGCGGCCCGCTGGAAGCGGCTTTGCTGGCCTGCCGCCGGGCCGGCCGGGAAACCAAATTTTCCCGGGAAACCAAAACTGTCATGCGCGCTTTTTTCCGGGTCTGGGACGATTTTTTAACCGGCGGGGCCAAGCCGGAAGGCTTCGCCCAGAAATATCTCTATCCGCCGGAATTGCGCCAGGCGATTGAAGCGTTGTTCGGACATGGCCGTGACATTCTGCTCTATCAGGCCGGCCGGCGGACGGAGGGCATGCAGAAGTTGCTGCAGCGCTATACCCGGCTTTATCGCCGGGAGGTGCTGGAAAAAGGCCGGATGGCTTTCGAGGACCTGCCGCGGCTGCTGACCGACGACGGCAACGAATGGCGTTATGATATCGATTACCGTCTGAACGCCCGTTTGAAACACTATCTGGTCGATGAATTTCAGGATACCAGCCGGGAACAGTGGCAGGTGTTGCAGTCGATCATCGACGATGTTCACGACGGGGAACACAGCCTGTTTCTGGTTGGCGATGTCAAGCAGGCCATCTACGGTTGGCGCTCCGGAGACAGCAGGTTGATGAATGAGGTGATCGCCGCATTGCAGTTGGAACAGGATGAGTTGCGTCGCTCCTTCCGTTACGGTCCGGAAATTTGCCGGGCGTTGAATCTGTTGTTCGGCCCGGAGAGCATCGGCCGATCGGCGTTGCCGCCGGAGACGGCGGAGCGCTGGCGACGCGGCTGGAAAATGCATGAGGCGGCCAATCCGGACCGGGCGGGGGAGTTTCAGGCCATTCTGGTTTGTGAAGGCGCCGCCAACGCTTCACCGGTCGGGAATTACGCGGCGGTCATCCTGGCCAAATTGCGGGAGATCGGCTGGTCGGCCGGCGAATTTTCCTGCGGCATCCTGGTTCGCAGCAAGGCCGACGGCATCGAGCTGAAAGAGGCGCTTGTCGAGCGGGAGCCGGCCATGAAGGAACAGGTGATCTGGGAAGGCGATGAGAGCATCGGCAGCGACCGGCTGGTAACGGCCCTGCTGGCTTTGCTGGTCTATCTGCAGCATCCCGGCGACCGTTTGAGCCGGGAGGTGGTGGCGATGAGCCAGCCGGTCCGGCATCTGCTGCCGTCGGGCCCGGAAGCGCTGCAGCGGCTGGCGGCCCGGCTGCACCACAATGGCTTCCAGCCGGTCCTGCGGGAGTGGCTGCAGCAATTGGAGTTGAAAAGCCTGGTCTGGAACGAACCGGAAATCGAGCGTTACGATTACCGGAGCAACGGCAATGTCGAAACGCTGCTGACTGCCGCCGCCGCCTTCGACGGCAGCGGCCAGCCGCCGGACAGTCTGGATTTCCGCGATTTCGTTTCACGCTACAAAATAAGCGACACCGCCCTCGGCAACAAGATTCGGATCATGACCATCCACAACAGCAAGGGACTCGGTTTCGATGTGGTGTTTTACCCGATGGTCAACGGCCGGCATGACAATTTGCGGTCGGTGCCGCTGGACGGTTTCGCGGCCGCGGCGGACGGCCGCTGGCTGCTCTATCAGCCGAGGGAAGAGGGGGGGACGGTGCCGGAAATCCGCCGGGCGCTGGAGCGGCGTCACGCCGATGAATCGTTCGAGGATTTGTGCGTCATGTATGTGGCGATGACCAGGGCGAAGTACGGCATGTACGTGTTGCTGCCGCCGCGTTCCGGCGAAAAAGCCGCCAATTTCCACCCCGGGCTGACGCCGGAAAAAGAGACGAAAAACGGCAAAGCGAAAAAATTTGTCCGGAAGTGGAGCGCCGAATTGAAAAAAGGCTCCTATTATCCGTCGGATTATGTTTTCGAGAGTTTGTTCTTCCCGCAGTATCCGGTGGAAATTCCTCTGTCCTTTCAACCGCTGGGCGGGGTCAGGACGCTGCTTTATGTTTCCGGCCGTCCGTGGTCCCGGCCGGCTGCCGGGACGGAACTGCGGCAGTTGCCGCCGCCGTTGATGGTCGCCGGGGAGAAGCGGCTGCCGCGGCTGCGTCGGACGACGCCGTCGCGGTTGGAGGATTCCGGCACGGAACGGCTCTATTTCGCCTTGCCGGAACCGGGGAAGGGGACCGATTTCGGCAACCGGATCCATCGCTTCTTTGAAAAGATCGAATATCTGGAGGATTTTGTCGTGCCGGCCGATACGCCGCCGGAAGTGCTGGCGCATTTCGATTCCTGCCGCCGCAATCCGGAGGTGGTTGAACTGCTGAGCCGGCAATGGGGCGAGCCCTGGCGGGAACGGACGTTCGAGACGGTCGTTGAAGGCCGCTGGGTCAGCGGCTGCTTTGACCGGGTCGGTTTTCAGTACGACGAACACGGCGCTCTTTGCCGGGCGGTCATCGTCGATTACAAAAGCAACGACTTCCAGTTGGAGGAGTTGCCGGAACTGGCCGCCCATTATCACGGTCAAATGAGCATTTATTGCAGGGTGCTGGCCAAATTGCTGAATTTGCCGGCCGCCGCGATCGGCTGCCGGCTGCTCTTCACCAAATGGGGGCTCGTCCAGCCGGTCCGGTGA
- a CDS encoding MFS transporter, protein MGLQTRFQAIFLPRSGALAFFVSILIWGIGIGCFAATLNNYLVEIHSVDEFQRGLIEFFREIPGLLLVILLAFMHRISDWRIMRIGTLISMVGISALLIPVDKVVVTLLIMIWSTGEHLVMPVRSSIAMQVAAPGKAGQSLGFVTGAMNGGTVAGSILVALIFWIGVHWLHWERAELYNIVWGMIFVLMLISLICTFTRNAPNYPSHRPRLYFNWKFKKFYMLELFYGARKQIFLTFAPYVLIINYHLTTADMALLLGICAAINIFGSPLIGRLTDRIGYRNVMIYDTVILFFVCLAYGYAGELFRAEVAFWVVCVNFIFDAVISTTSLATNLYVREIAGSQDELTSTLSTGISINHLISILSAPLGGWIWQRYGVGVLFSFAAVMAVANSLFAWTLPKPGTAE, encoded by the coding sequence ATGGGATTGCAGACTCGTTTTCAAGCTATTTTTCTGCCGCGCTCCGGCGCTTTGGCTTTTTTTGTCAGTATCCTGATCTGGGGAATCGGCATCGGCTGCTTTGCCGCGACCTTGAACAATTATCTGGTGGAAATCCATTCGGTCGATGAATTTCAGCGCGGCCTGATCGAATTTTTTCGGGAAATTCCCGGTCTGCTGCTGGTGATATTGCTGGCGTTCATGCACCGGATCAGCGACTGGCGAATCATGCGGATCGGCACGCTGATTTCGATGGTCGGCATCAGCGCGCTGCTGATTCCGGTCGACAAAGTGGTCGTGACCCTGCTGATCATGATCTGGAGCACCGGCGAACATCTGGTCATGCCGGTACGCAGTTCGATTGCCATGCAGGTGGCGGCGCCCGGCAAAGCCGGCCAGTCGCTCGGATTCGTCACCGGGGCGATGAACGGCGGCACCGTCGCCGGCAGCATCCTGGTGGCGTTGATCTTCTGGATTGGCGTGCATTGGCTGCATTGGGAACGGGCGGAGCTGTACAACATCGTCTGGGGAATGATTTTTGTTTTGATGCTGATCAGTTTGATCTGTACCTTCACCAGAAACGCCCCCAATTATCCGTCGCACCGGCCCCGGCTCTATTTCAATTGGAAATTCAAAAAATTTTACATGCTGGAACTGTTCTACGGCGCCCGCAAACAGATTTTCCTGACTTTCGCTCCGTATGTGCTGATCATCAATTATCACTTGACGACCGCCGATATGGCGCTGCTGCTGGGCATCTGTGCGGCGATCAATATCTTCGGCAGTCCGTTGATCGGCCGGCTGACCGACCGGATCGGCTACCGCAATGTGATGATTTACGATACGGTCATTTTGTTTTTCGTCTGTTTGGCTTACGGCTATGCCGGCGAGCTCTTCCGTGCCGAAGTGGCCTTCTGGGTGGTGTGCGTCAACTTCATCTTCGATGCGGTGATCAGTACGACGTCGCTGGCGACCAATCTGTACGTGCGGGAAATTGCCGGCAGCCAGGATGAACTCACGTCGACATTGTCGACCGGGATTTCGATCAACCATTTGATTTCGATACTGTCCGCTCCGCTGGGCGGCTGGATCTGGCAGCGTTACGGCGTCGGCGTGCTGTTCAGCTTCGCCGCAGTGATGGCGGTGGCCAATTCGCTGTTTGCCTGGACGCTGCCGAAGCCGGGAACCGCCGAATAA
- the nth gene encoding endonuclease III — translation MTGAQRKRLLQVRERLEAQYGVRECPLEHRSPFQLLVAVVLSAQCKDDRVNLVTKELFRVAPDAERFAELPVEELERLIHSVGLYRAKAANLHAASVKLVREFHGEVPRTMAELTALPGVGRKSANVILGNAFGLPGFPVDTHVKRVLNRLGVVACDVPEKIEAEVNAVVPPEYWKDFSHQLITLGRQICDARKPKCADCFLNDLCPARRTGA, via the coding sequence ATGACTGGCGCGCAGCGAAAACGGTTGTTGCAGGTTCGGGAGCGGCTGGAAGCGCAATACGGAGTGCGGGAGTGCCCGCTGGAGCACCGTTCGCCGTTTCAACTGCTGGTCGCGGTGGTGTTGTCGGCGCAATGCAAGGATGACCGGGTGAATCTGGTCACCAAAGAGTTGTTCCGGGTGGCGCCGGATGCCGAACGGTTTGCCGAACTGCCGGTCGAAGAACTGGAGCGGCTGATCCATTCGGTCGGCCTGTACCGGGCCAAAGCGGCCAACCTGCATGCCGCCAGCGTAAAATTGGTGCGGGAGTTCCATGGCGAAGTGCCGCGGACGATGGCGGAATTGACAGCTTTGCCGGGTGTCGGGCGCAAAAGCGCCAATGTTATCCTGGGCAACGCTTTCGGGCTGCCCGGTTTTCCGGTGGATACCCATGTGAAACGGGTGTTGAACCGGTTGGGCGTGGTTGCCTGCGACGTGCCGGAAAAGATCGAGGCGGAGGTCAATGCGGTGGTGCCGCCGGAATACTGGAAAGATTTTTCCCATCAATTGATTACCCTGGGACGGCAGATCTGCGATGCGCGCAAACCGAAGTGCGCCGACTGTTTTCTGAATGATCTGTGTCCGGCGCGGAGAACCGGAGCTTGA
- a CDS encoding histidine phosphatase family protein, which translates to MMKTLVIQRHARAEKSARSDFDRKLTDGGKDEAAIVANLLHARSLHPDLILASPAKRAKKTAKIVAKTFQFNKELIVREAAIYNGSGNDLLMLLQTLPASAETVFLVGHNPALLDLINFLSCQPVECLRPAEAVILQFELINWKDIAASACRETLKIALPDQR; encoded by the coding sequence ATGATGAAAACCCTGGTAATCCAGCGTCACGCCCGCGCCGAAAAAAGCGCCCGTTCGGACTTCGACCGCAAACTGACCGACGGCGGCAAAGACGAAGCCGCCATCGTCGCCAATTTGCTGCACGCCAGATCGCTGCACCCGGACCTGATCCTCGCCAGCCCGGCCAAGCGGGCGAAAAAGACGGCAAAAATCGTCGCCAAGACTTTTCAATTTAACAAGGAATTGATCGTCCGGGAAGCCGCGATCTACAACGGCAGCGGCAACGACCTGCTGATGCTGCTCCAAACACTGCCGGCCAGCGCCGAAACCGTGTTTCTCGTCGGCCACAATCCGGCGCTGCTTGATCTGATCAATTTTCTGAGCTGCCAGCCGGTCGAATGCCTGCGGCCGGCCGAAGCGGTCATCCTGCAGTTCGAGTTGATCAACTGGAAAGACATCGCCGCTTCCGCCTGCCGGGAAACATTGAAGATCGCCTTGCCGGACCAGCGTTGA
- the ribB gene encoding 3,4-dihydroxy-2-butanone-4-phosphate synthase — MCFDPLEAVIAAFGGGEVVILTDDAGRENEGDLIVAGCHATPEAVNCLITHGRGLLCVPMAAAWAARLNLVEPVSKHDLFNTAFTQSVDVIAGNTTGISAFDRARTIKALSDPASTLEDFYSPGHVFPLIARPGGVLERDGHTEGVVELATLAGLPPVGVLCEILNPDGSMARLPDLELLKQRLGLKMTSIADLIACRRRHSESA; from the coding sequence ATGTGTTTTGATCCATTGGAAGCGGTGATTGCGGCGTTCGGCGGTGGCGAAGTGGTGATTTTGACCGATGATGCCGGGCGCGAAAACGAAGGGGATTTGATCGTTGCCGGTTGTCATGCGACGCCGGAAGCGGTCAATTGCCTGATTACCCACGGCCGCGGCCTGCTCTGTGTGCCGATGGCGGCTGCCTGGGCGGCCAGGTTGAATTTGGTTGAGCCGGTATCGAAGCACGATCTTTTCAATACGGCGTTTACCCAGAGTGTCGATGTGATCGCCGGCAATACCACCGGCATCTCCGCTTTCGACCGGGCAAGAACGATCAAAGCATTGAGTGATCCGGCCAGTACGCTGGAAGATTTTTACTCGCCGGGTCATGTTTTTCCGTTGATTGCCAGGCCCGGCGGCGTGTTGGAGCGCGACGGTCATACCGAGGGGGTCGTCGAACTGGCGACGCTGGCCGGTTTGCCGCCGGTGGGGGTGCTCTGTGAAATTCTCAATCCGGACGGCTCGATGGCCAGGTTGCCGGATTTGGAACTGCTGAAGCAACGGCTCGGCCTGAAGATGACTTCCATCGCCGATTTGATCGCCTGCCGCCGCCGGCATTCGGAATCGGCTTGA